From the genome of Nitrososphaerales archaeon:
GCTCCAATGATGGGTTCTCATTGGTAAGTACTTTCACATCAACCCCTCTCGTGGTAAGCATGCTGCAATGGTCAATGATATGGTTGTGATAAAGTCTAGTTAGATGCCTTTCATTTGCACAGATAAGAACCTCTTCCTCTGCAGATGAGATAATATCTCTTATTCTCTTATAAATAGAATTGTTGCCCTCAAGTATTTGGAACTTCTCCTCCCTAACTTCCCGTTTAAAAGAACTGCTGGCTATCAATGACCATGCGTCTAAAAGCGTTGCATTCTGCCTCTCAAGAGCAATCAGCCTCTCCTTTTCTATACCAATCAATATGTTTAACGCGTCTTCAAAGGGTACGGCAACGAAGTCTACAGGATAGCGCAAGGAGCAGCTAACTAGACCTTTCTTACGAAGAGAATTCAGTATAGTATAAGTTTCAGACCTTGCCAGACCCGTTAATTTTGTTACCTCGCTTGCCTTCTTGGCGCCTGTTCTAGCAAGAAATACGTATAATCGAGCCTCACCGTTGGTCAAACCCAGCTTTATAAGCCCTCTCTCAACTGTTCGAGTCAGGTTATCCAGATTTTCCAAGAGTTCTGCATGATTTTCAGTGCTAGAAACCCTATCGGTTCCAAGAGTATCTTCATATATCAAATCCTCCAAGTTATCCGCTCTAGGCTTGCTCACATTAACATATACTTGAAGAGGGCAGAACTATCATTCTGTCTTAAACGAAGTATACCTGAAGTTTAAACTCACATTCACGAGAACTATAGACCACTCTATGAAACACCTGTAATCGTCATCTATTCTTCACGCCATTCAAATCTGAAGATCTCTCCTATCTCAGGGCTGTCATTCTGCCACCTGATCATTTTTCTCCCATCTTCAGATTCCTCCTTTGGTTCAGTGACAGACAACTTCTTTCTTTGTGTTAATGGGTCTACTTCGTAAACGAATAGTTTGTAATTCTTCCTGCTAGGATATGCTAGCTCGAATTCAAAGATGTCAGGAGGGTTTTCTCCCTTGCTGTATTCCCAGTATTGATTGGGTTCCTCCCAATCATATTCAAACCGTATTGTCCTTTCCCTTCCTTGATACAACGGAGAATTGAATTTCACAGAAATCGATTTACGGAGACCGTCATCTCTAACTGTAATACCTTTAGAATCTAATTCTACAATTTTGCCCCCTTCCTCCTCATATATATGAGGGTTCAACTCCTGCCAATTCCTAGAAACATCGCCGAATATGTGCATGCCAAAATATTCCTGCACGCCGTCTGACTGATTTCTAAAAGTGTATATCATCGTATGATGAATTTTTGTATCCGCAGTGTTAGGAATTTCAAGAATAATACGCGATAAAAGAAAATGGTACGGCGGTTTGTATGTTATTATCTTAGACGGTGTAGGATTCAATTGGTAAATTGTTGATCGGCCAGTATTCGTGCGGATCAATTTACACGTAACATACTCCCGTTCCTCTAGATGTCTAAGATGTTTGTTTATCGTTGCTCTTGAGCCTCTGTACTTTAGCTTTTCAATTATATCATTATACTTTAGACCATTCTTTGACGATGATAATAACTCGCGTATCGTTAAGCAAATATCATCTAGATCATCCATTGCATGCGAATGAAGCAGGAGTTAATTTAAACTTTCTTCAACATTTGAGTTTAAACCTACGGGCAACCAAAACTAAATCGCATGAGATGTCAAGCACACGCACTAGTAATCAACACAGCTGAACAAGTCATACTAATCTATATTCGAAAGCTGAATTAGTGATCGAGCAGATTATTATATACTAACAATAATGATCCAGATATAGATAAGGCATGTCAGCTGGGACACCCGTACTATCTGGTCTTATACATCTTCATACTTCTAATAGGATCGTGATGATTTCTTTAAACATTAATGGTTGGGGTGGAATATGAAATACCATCTTTTGTTATACGAAAAAAATTACTGCAATTTCTACATTCAAGTCAAACGTGCAAATGTAAAGGGGAGGAGGCATGTTATTATTAGATCAGAATCATGGTAGGAAATTCTACGCAATATTATTTGCGTCGATCCTAACGGGATCAATGCTTGCACAAATTCCTATAGATACACAGGCTGATAACAATTCAAACTTTGCAAAATCTTTCGCAAGCATTGTTGATGGAGAGTGGGATGCCTCGGAGAACGCCCTTGGAGCACCCGATGGTAATTGTGCTACAACGAATTCTGCAAATAGGAAGATAGACCTTACTAATTTTGGTTTCAGCATTCCAAATGGTGCTACTATTACTGGAATAAAAGTTGAAATCGATTATGCAAGAGATGGCAACCAGCAGAGTTCGGCTCAGCTATTGAAGAACGGTTTACCTGTAGGTGACGAAAAATCATTCAGACGTGCCAATTCTTCCTCACCAGACTGCAGCACAAGTGAATTTGTGAGCGTACCCGAAACAGTAACAGATGACCTATGGGGAACTGCATGGACTCCTGCTGACATAAACAATGCAGGTTTTGGAGTGAGAATCGATTCAGGCAATGCCCCTAGAGCAAGGTTTCTTGACAGCGTAAGCATTACAGTATTTTACGTTACGTGTAATGAGAAGCTCTCTACAACTGAAAAGATTGACTGTCTTATTGCCGATGTGCAAGAACTTGTTGATACAGGAGTACTGAACAAGGGTCAAGGTAAGTCTCTGCTTGTTAAACTGGAAGGTGCAAAAACAAAGCTAGAGCATGGAAAAATCACGCAATCAATCCATAACCTCCAGGGTTTCATTAAGAGGATCACTTCCCTCGTAAATAACGGTGTGCTAGCAAAACAAACTGGACAATCACTGATTAACAATGCAGTTGCCACTATCGAAGATCTTGGAGGGACACCGGTCTTCCTATCCTCAAGCAACGGTATACTCTCTAGCGATATTGAAGTTAACTTGGTGCAGGGAGATCCAGTTAAATTCGTCTTGATAAATAACGACCTTCCAGATGCTCGGCTTAATACCATCGAGTTTGAACCATCGTCAGACGCCTCGAATGTCAACTTTGAACTGGTCGTTGGCAATCAAGTCCTGAACATTGTACCACCTCCTAATGTCGATGTGAAACTTTATTTCGAGATAAATCCCAGCGTACCACTGTCTAAACCTGAAGCCTTCAATGAGTTGCCACTTGCAACATTCGAAATAGACAAGAACGGCATATCCCTTCAAAATCTGGCACTTCTCTTCTTCGACGAAGATGTGGATCAATGGATTCTATTGGGTTCCCCTACACTGCTTGATGAGACAGATGACTCCTTCATACTGCAGGCGAGGTTACCTCACTTCTCAAGGTTTGCTCTAGGTGAACCAACAGGTGGCGGGGGTGTGGGCAGTGGGGGAAGTGGTGGTGGTGGCGGTCCAGCAGCGCTGTCGGTAATGGAAAGCGGCGGTAGTGGAGGACGTAATACGCACGTGCTATCTGATGGCAGGGCACCATCTATAATCTCCAGTTACCACAAACCGAACATGCTGGTTGAAGGAGATGATCTGGTGCTAACTGCACAGATATTAGACGATGTGGGAGTTGCTGATGCAAAGCTGTTCTATTCATTAGGGAACGGTAACAGCAGCGAAATTCATTCTGTATCAATGAAGAAGATCAGTACGGAGTGGTGGAGCGGAACCATAAATGCATCGAATATCAAAGATGGCGGTCTTTCTTACTGGATAACTGCTACAGATCATAGTGGAAATATGGAAAATTCAGAAATAAAGTATATTGAGGTACAGATAGTAAAGTCTAAAGCATCGTCTAAAGTAGCGCCGCCCAAATCTACAAATGGAAAGACAGAACTGCCGAATAATTTCTTAGAGTTAGGTACGATTGATGGTAGGAATACAGTTGAAAATTATTCAGATATTATTGTTATAAGGAATAATAGCACTTCACCCGTACACAGCGTGCGTCTAACACTCTCACCAGAAATAGCAAATAGTTTTCATCTCGATAAATATTCTATCAAGTCCATAGAGCCAAACGGAAATGTAACTGTAGGCATAAAGCTTGTCGGCAACCCAAACAGGGATATGTATGGCAAGGTAGCTGCATACGTCGGTAGCATAATAGTGATGGCTCCAAATCACAGTCCAGTAATGCTACCCGTCAAGATAGGATCGCTTGAGGATCTGCGGTATCATGCTTACATGGAGAAGATACAACAGATGGCTAACCAGCGCTACAGAATTTCACTTATCAATACTGTGCTTAACACCACAGTAGAACCTTCAGATATCGATGTTAGTGTTAGAAATGGTTCCAGAGAAGTTTTGAGCGTCTCGGAAGACCTTGTGGTAAAGAACACTAGCGATAGAACGTTAAGCAATGTTAGGATAATATCTAAAGCTGGCAATGCCTTCCTTCTTGATAGGTATAATATCCCACAAATGGCACCCAACGAGGAGATATCAATACACATGATACCGAGGATGGATGCATACAAGTACTCCCCTCGCGATGTAAAGGGTGAGATAATTATAGCACCAGACAATGGCTCGCCTGTGATCATTCCCGTAAACATACGAGGTGCACTTGGTCAGGACAGCATCGATGAGTATGAGCTGTCGATTGTTGACAGTGTCGATCTTGTTGGTAACGCTAGTAATGAAGACAATGAGCAAGAAACAATCAGCATCACAACCGATACCATACAGATCAAGAATACCGGCAAGAGAAACATGGACAGTGTGAAGGTAACGCTTAGTGAGAATTTGGCTAGGATATTTACCATGGACAATGATACATTTAGAACCATACTGCCAGGAGAAGAGGTTAGTGCACAGTTAATGTATAAAGCAAAGGACCTGAAGACATTCATCCAGAACTTCAATGGTGAAATAAGAGTAGTGTCAGAGCATCATAATATGCGTACAGTACCATTGAACATAGAATGGAGCAAGACGGATAGCAGGCACTTTGTCATATATTATAGAGCCGTGGATGAGGAGGCTGCTAAAGACGTATTGGATACGCTAGAGAAAAATTATCATACCGTAGCATCAGGGTTTGGAGATGTAAGGTCGAAAGTTACTTTATACATGACACATAGCGTAGAAGAGTTGAAGATAATAAATCCGTCAGGATACCCGTTCTACTCATACAACATTGATGCCATATTCATATGTGCTTGTGATGAGGCAAAGGAGAACGCCTTGGAGAAGTTCATCTATAGAACGATGATCATGAAGTATCCTATGTATTACAACATGAAAAAGATAGAGTATGATAACGGTAACTGGCTCATGGATGGTATGGCCAAGTACATTAGTATCAATATTAGCATGAACACAGGTGACAGTACAAACTCTTACGACAGATATATTGATGCATTCAACGAGAAACCTGTGTCATTCCAATGGTACGGAACACCAACAGATGCCCAACTCGGAGCAGCTATAACATTCTTCAAGTATCTTGAGGAAAACTATGGAAAGAATGTGCTATATAATGCATTGCATCGACTGGGATCAGGCATGGTTAGCAACTACAGATGTGATTCCATAGAGAGATGCGCTGTACTATGGGGTATATATGATGCCAATGGACTGGACATTAATAATAAGAGACACAACCTTGATTTTGCTAAGATAATTAACGAGTGGGCTTCATACATAGCATGAATATGGCATTTGCTACGGCTTATATCTACTTCAGCAAGAGCAGCACATTACTTTACTAGTTGCAATCGTCTGCTGATAAACGAGCCAGTTATCACCGCATATATAAGGCCGTACTGTATGTGAAAACCCAAGGCAGATAACACTATGTTAGAAAACTTGCCCATTATCTCCTCACTCTTGATTAGCTTTCCCGCTACGTTTAGAGAACCGCCGGGTAGATCCTCCACTATATTCACTACATATGTATATGAAATTGGAACATAGAACAGTATCCAGACAATAGACCCCATTACTGCTCCATAGAGAAGACATTTCACAATGTTACCCATAAATCTGTACATTCTTCTCATAACAGCTATTGGTGAAGCCGCAATAACCCCAATTAGCGTTCCTGTCAGCAAATGAAGGTAAAAACCTAGGAACATGCCATCCATTCCACTCACACCGAGGGCCTTTCCCATAACTGTATAGAAGAATCCTTGCGGAAACGCTATGATGGTCTCCCCAATTATTATAAGGCCAGCTACCGCTAATGTTGCCACAAAGCCACTAACTGCAGCAATACCAAACACGTTTACCCTATCAAGTGTACGTATATTTACTTCCATGACGTATATACGAGGATCACATATTTCACCTTTTACCACTAGAAGAACTAATATGACAAACTTATGACAAATGAAATGTTGCGAGCTGTTAATTATGCTATTGTGGGTTCAAGCATAGTACCTGTCGTCGTAGTTATAATGTTCGCTATTCAACAATCACAAACCGTAAAGCAGGCAGAGATTCCTGTAGCAAAGAACCCGACCTTCAAAATCGGCATGTATGGACAAAGTTTTGCTCTGGAGGATGCTGAAGAGATAGTAGGATACAAAATCAAGCTTCCAAAATATCTTCCCGAAGGTAATAGTTTGCGGATGATCAAGGTGGACAAGTTATCAAAATGGTCATTTGCAATCTATTCCCCGGCAATCATAGACGATTCAACGGAGGAAAAAATGCTGATAGAAAATGGAGGGTTTATACTAGTTAATACTCCAGCACCAGAAGTAGCTGATGTAGACGCAGAGATTCAAAGGTTTGTAGAATTTGGAGGAGAGGAGATAACAATAGGCAACATAAGGGGTGTTGGGATTAGTAATATACCCCTCATAAAGGGGTACTCTGAAATACATTGGTGGGAGGATGGTTTGCATCGTATAGTAGGTGCTAACTTCAGTTT
Proteins encoded in this window:
- a CDS encoding helix-turn-helix domain-containing protein, coding for MSKPRADNLEDLIYEDTLGTDRVSSTENHAELLENLDNLTRTVERGLIKLGLTNGEARLYVFLARTGAKKASEVTKLTGLARSETYTILNSLRKKGLVSCSLRYPVDFVAVPFEDALNILIGIEKERLIALERQNATLLDAWSLIASSSFKREVREEKFQILEGNNSIYKRIRDIISSAEEEVLICANERHLTRLYHNHIIDHCSMLTTRGVDVKVLTNENPSLELLKAVENYDLGVVLDQDDKMNFIVVDKSQVIFIKDNSLMNVQSAIWTDCDPLVQSMVRLFFELLKRT